One Desulfomicrobium apsheronum genomic region harbors:
- a CDS encoding type II toxin-antitoxin system PrlF family antitoxin, with amino-acid sequence MNTIHEVATVTSKGQITLPKSIRQALGVGFGGKVSFRLRGDEVVVSRSEEAEHEDLAIVRFLALLERDIEAGRNIRPLPGKLAESMAAALDLPVDEDIQGDVEL; translated from the coding sequence ATGAACACCATTCACGAAGTGGCGACGGTGACCTCGAAAGGTCAGATCACGCTGCCTAAGTCCATTCGGCAGGCCCTGGGAGTCGGTTTCGGAGGTAAGGTGTCCTTCAGGCTGCGCGGAGACGAGGTCGTCGTCTCACGCAGCGAGGAGGCCGAGCACGAGGATCTGGCTATTGTCCGTTTTCTGGCGCTTCTGGAAAGGGACATCGAAGCCGGGCGCAATATCCGGCCTCTTCCCGGAAAGCTTGCGGAGAGCATGGCCGCGGCCCTGGACCTTCCTGTCGATGAAGACATCCAGGGCGATGTGGAGCTATGA
- a CDS encoding type II toxin-antitoxin system YhaV family toxin encodes MIENHGRKLFFHECMLEQMERLEAAAVRARRSDPEGYASNANVKLFTAVSRLVSETIPSDPSRPEYRLGMTMGAAFRHWRRAKIGRRFRVFFRYDSASRVIVFVWINDEQTLRCAGGRSDPYVVFGKMLSRGHPPDEWNALLAASKSEER; translated from the coding sequence ATGATTGAAAATCATGGCAGGAAACTGTTTTTCCACGAATGCATGCTGGAGCAGATGGAAAGGCTGGAGGCGGCGGCGGTAAGGGCCAGGCGAAGTGACCCTGAAGGTTATGCGTCCAACGCCAATGTGAAACTTTTTACAGCGGTTTCCCGCCTCGTCTCCGAGACGATTCCTTCCGATCCGTCGCGTCCAGAGTATCGCCTCGGGATGACCATGGGGGCCGCCTTCCGGCATTGGCGCAGGGCCAAGATCGGAAGGCGGTTTCGCGTTTTTTTCCGGTACGATTCCGCGTCCCGCGTGATCGTCTTCGTCTGGATCAACGACGAACAGACCCTGCGCTGCGCTGGCGGCCGGTCCGACCCGTATGTGGTGTTCGGCAAAATGCTGTCGCGCGGCCATCCGCCGGATGAATGGAATGCCCTCCTGGCCGCCTCCAAGTCAGAGGAGCGTTGA
- a CDS encoding NAD-dependent epimerase/dehydratase family protein, whose product MSASFPKRALVTGASGFIGRALCLELTNRDWDVAAMLRRPQTGPWGHVLECDLGRDEIDPQNLDGVDTIFHLAGKAHTRARNAAEKAEYEAVHVHGTRSLLRAARQAGVRACVLLSSVKAMGEGGVEAWDESTPCSPQNPYGITKLAAERIVLEELPLSCSVVLRPTLVYGAGSKGNLDLMIRAVQKGVFPSVAFPANGRSMIHVQDVVQACLLAATNPAACGQVYVLTDGNEYSTKEMLAWIHEALGKKNGLFLPFGALEVLAALGDIAERFGIRSPFNRDRLDKLAGSARYSNAKICRELEFAPSWDLRRGINEMVEGLRRK is encoded by the coding sequence ATGAGCGCTTCATTCCCCAAGCGCGCCCTGGTCACCGGCGCGTCAGGGTTTATCGGTCGCGCCTTGTGCCTGGAACTGACAAACCGGGACTGGGATGTCGCGGCCATGCTGCGAAGGCCGCAGACCGGGCCGTGGGGGCATGTGCTGGAATGCGACTTGGGCCGGGATGAGATCGATCCTCAAAATCTTGACGGCGTGGACACGATCTTCCATCTGGCGGGAAAGGCGCATACGCGCGCTAGAAATGCCGCCGAGAAGGCCGAATACGAAGCCGTGCATGTGCACGGTACCCGTTCGCTGCTGCGTGCCGCCAGGCAAGCCGGAGTACGCGCTTGCGTACTTCTGAGTTCAGTCAAGGCCATGGGCGAGGGCGGGGTTGAGGCCTGGGATGAGTCTACACCATGTTCCCCACAGAATCCTTATGGCATCACAAAGCTCGCAGCCGAGCGTATCGTGCTCGAAGAACTCCCGCTATCTTGCTCGGTGGTTCTGAGGCCTACCCTCGTTTATGGTGCCGGGAGCAAGGGCAACCTTGATCTGATGATCCGCGCCGTGCAAAAGGGAGTGTTTCCGTCCGTGGCCTTTCCTGCCAACGGACGTTCCATGATTCATGTGCAGGATGTCGTTCAGGCTTGCCTGCTTGCGGCGACAAACCCTGCTGCATGCGGGCAGGTTTATGTTCTCACCGATGGCAACGAGTATTCGACAAAAGAGATGCTGGCCTGGATTCACGAAGCTTTGGGTAAAAAAAACGGTCTTTTCCTCCCTTTTGGTGCGCTGGAAGTCTTGGCCGCTCTTGGTGACATAGCGGAGCGCTTCGGAATCCGTTCTCCATTCAATCGGGACCGGTTGGACAAGCTGGCTGGCTCGGCTCGCTATTCCAATGCAAAAATTTGCCGTGAACTGGAGTTTGCCCCATCCTGGGATTTGCGCAGAGGTATCAATGAAATGGTCGAAGGGTTGAGGCGCAAGTGA